One Mucilaginibacter ginkgonis genomic region harbors:
- the rpsG gene encoding 30S ribosomal protein S7, with product MRKSKPKKRILLPDPKFNDVLVTRFVNNMMYDGKKSTAYSIFYNAVDIVEKKTSENGLDTWKKALNNVMPAVEVKSRRVGGANFQVPTEVRPERKVALGMKWLISYARRRGEKTMMEKLAGEIISASKGEGAAVKKKEDTHKMAEANKAFSHFRF from the coding sequence ATGAGAAAGTCGAAACCAAAAAAGAGAATCCTTCTTCCTGATCCAAAATTCAATGATGTTTTGGTAACCAGGTTTGTAAATAACATGATGTATGACGGTAAAAAATCTACCGCTTACAGCATATTCTACAACGCAGTTGACATTGTAGAGAAAAAAACCAGCGAAAACGGGTTAGATACCTGGAAAAAAGCTTTGAACAATGTAATGCCTGCCGTTGAAGTTAAAAGCCGCCGTGTGGGTGGTGCTAACTTCCAGGTACCTACAGAAGTTCGTCCGGAGCGTAAAGTGGCTTTGGGTATGAAATGGCTTATCAGCTATGCACGCCGCCGTGGTGAGAAAACCATGATGGAGAAACTTGCCGGCGAGATCATCTCTGCAAGCAAAGGCGAAGGTGCTGCTGTTAAAAAGAAAGAAGATACGCACAAAATGGCCGAGGCCAACAAAGCGTTCTCGCATTTCCGTTTCTAA
- the rpsL gene encoding 30S ribosomal protein S12, whose protein sequence is MPTIQQLVRKGRVALEDKSKSPALDSCPQRRGVCTRVYTTTPKKPNSAMRKVARVRLTNGKEVNAYIPGEGHNLQEHSIVLIRGGRVKDLPGVRYHIIRGALDTSGVNGRNQRRSKYGTKRPKPGQAAAAPAKGKKK, encoded by the coding sequence ATGCCTACTATTCAGCAATTAGTTAGAAAAGGTAGAGTAGCTCTGGAAGACAAGAGTAAGTCACCAGCGTTGGACAGCTGTCCACAGCGAAGAGGCGTGTGTACCCGTGTATACACCACTACCCCTAAGAAACCAAACTCAGCAATGCGCAAGGTTGCGCGTGTACGTTTAACCAATGGTAAAGAGGTGAATGCCTACATCCCTGGTGAAGGCCACAACCTTCAGGAGCACTCTATCGTGTTGATCCGCGGTGGCAGGGTTAAAGATTTACCGGGTGTACGTTACCACATTATCCGTGGTGCATTAGATACATCAGGTGTTAACGGCCGTAACCAACGCCGTAGTAAATATGGTACTAAACGCCCTAAACCAGGCCAGGCAGCTGCCGCACCTGCAAAAGGTAAAAAGAAATAA